From a single Pseudobutyrivibrio xylanivorans genomic region:
- a CDS encoding O-acetylhomoserine aminocarboxypropyltransferase/cysteine synthase family protein: protein MSNYRFETLALHVGQENPDPASDARAVPIYQTTSYVFRDSQHAADRFGLADAGNIYGRLTNSTQGVLEQRVAALEGGTAALAVASGAAAITYTLEALAANGGHFVAQKTIYGGSYNLLAHTLPQYGITATFVDAHNLKEVEDAIQEDTKAIYIETLGNPNSDIPDIDALAEIAHRHDLPLVVDNTFGAAYWVRPIEHGADIVVHSATKFFGGHGTTLGGVIIEAGTYDWKKSGKFLAIAEPNPSYHGISFADATAPAAFVTYIRAILLRDTGATISPFNAFLLLQGIETLPLRLDRHAENTTKVVEFLKNHPKVAKVNHPSLSDHPDHELYKKYFPKDGGSIFTFEIKGGKEEAFKFIDNLQIFSILANVADVKSLVIHPATTTHSQLTEAELLDQGITQSTIRLSIGTEHIDDIIEDLEKGFAAIDGINNVNTDSHQNSEAV from the coding sequence ATGAGCAATTATAGATTCGAGACATTAGCACTTCACGTAGGACAGGAAAATCCAGATCCAGCATCTGATGCAAGAGCAGTACCTATTTATCAGACAACATCTTATGTATTTAGAGATTCTCAGCATGCAGCTGACCGCTTTGGTCTTGCAGATGCAGGAAACATTTACGGAAGACTTACAAACTCTACACAGGGCGTATTAGAACAGAGAGTTGCAGCTCTTGAAGGTGGCACAGCAGCACTTGCAGTTGCATCTGGTGCAGCAGCAATCACATATACACTTGAGGCCCTTGCGGCAAACGGCGGTCACTTCGTAGCACAGAAGACAATCTACGGCGGAAGCTACAACTTACTTGCACATACACTTCCACAGTACGGAATTACAGCTACATTCGTAGATGCTCACAACCTTAAAGAGGTTGAGGATGCAATTCAGGAAGACACAAAGGCAATCTACATCGAGACACTTGGAAATCCAAACTCAGATATTCCTGATATCGATGCACTTGCAGAAATCGCACACCGTCACGATCTTCCACTTGTAGTTGATAACACATTTGGAGCAGCTTACTGGGTACGTCCAATTGAGCACGGTGCAGACATCGTAGTTCACTCAGCTACAAAGTTCTTTGGTGGACACGGAACAACACTTGGTGGAGTTATCATTGAGGCTGGTACCTATGATTGGAAGAAGAGCGGAAAGTTCCTTGCAATTGCAGAACCAAACCCAAGCTATCACGGAATTTCATTTGCTGATGCTACAGCCCCTGCAGCATTCGTAACATATATCAGAGCAATCCTTCTTCGCGATACAGGTGCTACAATTTCACCATTCAACGCATTCCTTCTTCTTCAGGGAATCGAGACACTGCCACTTCGTCTCGACAGACATGCAGAGAATACAACAAAGGTTGTTGAGTTCCTTAAGAATCATCCAAAGGTTGCAAAGGTTAACCATCCTTCGCTATCGGACCATCCAGATCACGAATTATATAAGAAGTATTTCCCTAAGGATGGCGGCAGCATCTTTACATTTGAAATTAAGGGTGGAAAGGAAGAGGCATTTAAGTTTATCGACAATCTTCAGATTTTCTCTATCCTTGCAAATGTAGCTGATGTTAAGAGCCTTGTTATTCACCCAGCGACAACAACACATTCACAGCTTACAGAGGCTGAGCTTTTAGATCAGGGAATCACACAGTCTACAATCAGACTTTCAATTGGTACAGAGCACATCGACGACATCATCGAAGATCTTGAGAAGGGCTTTGCAGCAATTGATGGAATTAACAACGTAAATACGGATTCACATCAGAATTCAGAAGCAGTATAA